The following coding sequences lie in one Miscanthus floridulus cultivar M001 chromosome 9, ASM1932011v1, whole genome shotgun sequence genomic window:
- the LOC136480698 gene encoding secreted RxLR effector protein 161-like has product MASRFMEKPTVKHLKVVKQVLRYLKGTLNFGLVYTQEGKEELLVGYTDSDVGGDLVGRRSTGGMAFYVNESLVTWNSHKEKTVPLSSCEADFMAATAAAKKVLWLRNLLGELTGTQSKTVTLMVHNNLAIALMKNPVFHGRSRHIDIKYHFIRECVEHGQIVVKRVGTLEQKADSLTKPLPAVKLGVMRHLLGVRELEVHQA; this is encoded by the coding sequence ATGGCTAGTAGGTTCATGGAGAAGCCTACTGTCAAGCATCTGAAAGTAGTGAAGCAAGTTTTGAGATACTTGAAGGGCACTTTGAACTTTGGGTTAGTCTACACTCAAGAAGGTAAAGAGGAACTGTTAGTAGGGTATACTGATAGTGATGTTGGAGGTGATCTTGTGGGGAGAAGGAGCACTGGTGGAATGGCCTTCTATGTGAATGAGAGCCTAGTGACTTGGAATTCTCACAAGGAGAAAACAGTGCCACTGTCATCATGTGAAGCTGATTTTatggcagcaacagcagcagctaagAAAGTTTTGTGGCTCAGGAATCTATTGGGAGAGCTCACTGGCACTCAGTCGAAGACAGTGACATTGATGGTGCACAACAACTTAGCCATTGCTTTGATGAAAAACCCTGTGTTTCATGGCAGAAGCAGGCACATAGACATTAAGTACCATTTCATCAGGGAGTGTGTTGAGCATGGCCAGATTGTTGTGAAGAGGGTCGGGACTTTGGAGCAAAAGGCAGACTCTCTGACAAAGCCATTACCGGCGGTGAAGCTGGGGGTGATGAGGCACCTGCTAGGTGTCCGAGAGCTTGAGGTGCATCAGgcctaa
- the LOC136480699 gene encoding uncharacterized protein — protein MVTTRCLRVWEAKHLGLVWAGASVGQATWCGPVWAADGPADGVGRRLGRRNGAEGWCGRARVRGRRRGVGGYLGRWWGRPVVWVGAGVGPAAWCGRVPRAVVGPAGGVGGRLGQRNGAGASVGGCGRGAGGVVYVGVGGRRQGLVWVGSGAAGRH, from the coding sequence ATGGTGACGACGAGGTGCCTCCGAGTGTGGGAGGCCAAGCACCTAGGGCTGGTGTGGGCAGGCGCGAGCGTGGGGCAGGCGACGTGGTGTGGGCCAGTGTGGGCGGCCGACGGGCCGGCCGACGGTGTGGGCAGGCGCCTGGGGCGGCGAAACGGCGCCgagggctggtgtgggcgggcgcgggtgcggggCCGGCGGCGTGGTGTGGGCGGGTACCTAGGGCGGTGGTGGGGCCGGCCGGTGGTGTGGGTGGGCGCGGGTGTGGGGCCGGCGGCGTGGTGTGGGCGGGTGCCTAGGGCGGTGGTGGGGCCGGCCGGTGGTGTGGGCGGGCGCCTGGGGCAGCGAAACGGCGCGGGGGCTAGTGTGGGCGGGTGCGGGCGCGGGGCCGGCGGCGTGGTCTATGTGGGTGTGGGCGGGCGGCGCCAGGGACTAGTGTGGGTGGGCAGTGGGGCAGCGGGGCGCCATTGA